agagggagaagtgatagaggagaggaagaggagggatagagggatggggggatggaggataggggatagagggagaagtgatagaggaatggagggaagtggagggatagaggaggagtgCAGATGTGTTATTAGTCACTGTggtgggtgaacaaacagctgacctgcATCATCAACACATACATAGAGATGACACATGCACGCTGGGTAAAACCTCATTTCACCATATGCACATTCTGAAGTCTGGCACTTTGAGATGCAGGCTTGTTTATGTTATTGTTTGCCAGACTGACGACAGGTGAGGTCTAAGAGAATAATGGGTGTGGGAGTGTgaccgtctgtgtgtgtgtctctgtgtgtgcgtgtctctctctctctgtctctgtgtgttgctctgtgtgtgtgtgtgtgtgtgtctgtgtgtgtgtgcttgcgtgtctctctctctgtatctgtgtgtatgtctctgtgtgtatgtctctgtgtgtatgtctctgtgtgtatgtctctgtgtgtatgtctctctgtgtatgtctctctgtgtatgtctctgtgtgtgtgttgtgtgtgtgtgtgtgcttgcatgtgtgtttctctctgtgtgtgagatgAAGTCTTGTCGCACACGTGTGTGTGACTCACCCGGATGTTGTCCAGAACTCTGTTGAACTCCAGCGGTTCATCTTTCCCCTCCATGGCGGCCGGGTCCAGGCCGTCCCCCCATAGACGAACTGGATGATGTCACCCGTGGAGCTCCGTACCGTCAGATCATACTGGGAACACAGGTCCTCCAACGACTTCACCAGACGCCTCTGttgacacacaacacatccaccacagaAGAACAGATcagaggatgaatcaacaacagacAGGCCTATTTAATCCTGCTTGTTgtgtaaccgtgtgtgtgtgtgtgtgtgtgtgtgaccactcAACACCCTTCCTCTGCTATGTGTCATTAGTCATATGGTGAGCTGTTCTGTTCTGACCACATCAACAACAGATAGGCCTATTTAATCCTGCTTGTTGTgtaaccgtgtgtgtgtatgtgtgtgtgtgtgtgtgtgtgtgtgtgtgtgtgaccactcAACACCCTTCCTCTGCTATGTGTCATCAGTCAGATGGTGAGCTGTTCTGATCTGACCACATCAACAACACACCCCTAGGACCCTCAACTCTGGACCGCCAAGCCAGCACCACTGCATGtttccattgttcccctctagccagggcctgatttagacctgggacaccaggtgggtgatattaatgatcagggcttgatttagacctgggacaaccAGGTAGGTGATAATAatgatcagggcctgatttagacctgggacaccaggtgggtgatattaatgatcagggcttgatttagacctgggacaccaggtgggtgatagtaatgatcagggcctgatttagacctgggacacaggtgggtgatattaatgatcagggcctgatttagactgGGACACCAGAGTGGGTGATAATAatgatcagggcctgatttagacctgggacaccaggtgggtgaaataatgatcagggcctgatttagacctgggacaccaggtggtgatattaatgatcagggcctgatttagacctgggacaccaggtgggtgatattaatgatcaggcctgatttagacctgggacaccaggtggggtgatattaatgatcaagcctgatttagacctgggacaccaggtgggtgatattaatgatcaggactgatttagacctgggacaccaggtgggtgataatGATCAGggtctgatttagacctgggacaccaggtgggtgatattaatgaccagggcctgatttagacctgggacaccaggtgggtgatagtaatgatcagggcctgatttagacctgggacaccaggtgggtgatattaatgatcagggcctgatttagacctgggacacaagTGGGTGATAGTAATGAtcaggcctgatttagacctggacaccaggtgggtgatattaatgaccagggcctgatttagacctgggacaccaggtgggtgatattaatgatcagggcctgatttagacctgggacaccaggtgggtgatattaATATCAGGgccctgatttagacctgggacaccaggtgggtgatattaatgatcagggcctgtttagacctgggacaccaggtgggtgatattaatgatcaggtagaacagaaaagcagcagactccggacctcatagggtcagagttgaatagccctgctCTAGGAGATAACCCTGATTGCTACAGAAAAGCAGCAGACTCCGGACCTcatagggtcagagttgaatagccctgctCTAGGAGATAACCCTGATTGCTACAGAAAGGCAacaggctccggacctcatagggtcagagttgaatagccctgctCTAGGAGATAACCCTGATCGCTACTCAAGAGGGAGCCTGTTAAGATTTACATTTGTAGGGAGCACACGTTGTCCCTCTTTTCATTAATAcaagcagagagcagagggtgttGTGTACAGTGCAGCAGGCAGCAGcccagcggtgtgtgtgtgtgttacctgcatgTATCCGGTCTCTGCTGTTTTAACGGCGGTGTCCACCAAGCCCTCTCGACCAGCCATAGTGTGGAAAAAGAACTCCGTGGGCGTCAGGCCTGAATAAAAGCTGTCAGCCACAAAGCCTTTAGCCGCAGGAAGCTGTgacaggacacacagagagatagagagagaggtgttacATCATTATAAAAGGGCCTGggcgagtcccaaatggcaccctattcactatactgtagagtgcactacttctgaccagggccccacAGAGCCTTGGTCAGAAGTAGGGCACTAAGTAGGGAAAAGGGTTGTCATTTTGGGATTCATCCCCTGTTAGAgcaaaacaaatgaaaacaggGCTCTGACTGAGCCAGCTGGAGACGTTGTTTACTGCTGGGAAGGAGAaacatctatgaacgtttgaacgtTTTTCAACCCTTTAGCCTACAATTTCTGCAGGGTTggcagaaatctaatttacataaatccccatcaaaatccgtctgtttaagctagaggtTGTTAATGCATCAGGCTgtgtgtgtctcaatccaccgtatcctgattagtctcccagtccctgccgttgaataATATCCCCTCAGCATGTAGCgcccaccaccgtgcttcaccgtagggatggtgccaggttctccccagatgtgacgcttggcattcagggcaaaagagttcaatcttggtttcatcaggccagagaatcttgtttctcattgtccgagtccttcaggtgccttttggcaaacttcaaaggggctgtcgtgtgccttttactgaggagtggtttccccactctactataaaggcctgattggtggagtgctgcagagatggttgtccttctggtagtTTCTCTCATCTCTACAGAGGTACTCTGGcactctgtcagagtaaccatcgggttcttggtcacctccctgaccaaggcccttctcccccgattgctcagtttggccgggcggccagctctaggaagagtctaggtgtttccaaacttcttccatttaagaatgatggtggccactgtgttgttgaggaccttcaatactgcagacattttttggtacctttcccagatctgtgcctcaacacgatcctgtctcggagctctacggataattccttcgacttcctgacttggtttttgctctgtcaactgtggtaccttatatagacaggtgtgtgcctttccaaatcatgtccaatcaatttaatttaccacaagtggactccaatcaagttgtagaaacatctctaggacgatcaatggaaacaggatgcacctgagctaaatttcgagtctcatagcaaagggtcagaatacttatgaaaataaggtatttctgtttattttctatacatttgcaaacatttctaaaaacctgttttcccttggtCATTAtggagtagattgatgaggggggaaaattatttcatacatttttagaataagacgtaacgtaacaaaatgtggaaaaaggtcaaggggtctgaatactttcagaatgaactgtatatgatataggctactgcacattacacatgacagaaacacatacaagccCGTAGATATTAGCTAGCtctatgctctcttgggtaaataaatgaaactagctccagtaggctaatctgaGTGTGAACGGTATTAATGTAGKCTACTGTATTAATATGTacatcgttcaaaccatgataaagcaagGAGAGAACATGTGATTCTGGTGCTGCACGTATAAGCTAGAGAATATTGAAATATAATAGgacctatttgtataattagtaggctggcGCATATTTACCTTTCATGATATTTCCCCTAATTATTATTAGTCtacctcctctttccctctctagtGCTGCTTCATTTCTTCCTTGCGTTCAACAGCTAAATGAAATACACGTTTATTTTCCCTTATCGTCATCATTCTAATGTCATCCTTGAATAATAcgggactagaattagatgccgACGGCTTTCGcttctcttcacgaagattgaatggttctgggtctgaattaataactgctatagtctaccaccatctgaatgggtctgaattaataactgctatagtctaccaccatctgaatggatagcagttattaattcagaacccataaccattcagatggtggtagactatagcagttattaattcagacccataacattcagatggtggtagactatagcagttattaattcagaccaccattcagatggtggtagactatacagttattaattcagaccataaccattcagatggtggtagactatagcagttattaattcagacccatcagatgtggtagactatagcagttattaattcagaccataaccattcagatggtggtagactatagcagttattaattcagacccataaccattcagatggtggtagactatagcagttattaattcagacccataaccattcagatggtggtagactatagcagtattaatcagacccataaccattcagatggtggtagactatagcagttattaattcagaccctaaccattcagatggtggtagcatataacagttattaattcagacccattcagatggtggtagactatagcagttattaaatTCAGACNATATCCTGCCTGTTACTCAAAAGGCCCAGAAGTCTAGAATATGTATATAATTAGaggatttggatggaaaacactctaaagtttcaaaaACGGTTAAATTAATGTCTTCTGAgctataacagaactcatatggcagcagAAACCTGCAAAAAACCCAATGGGAATGAGATATctaggtttgtagtttttcaagtgaatgtcctatccaatatacagtgtataaTGGGtttcagattgcacttcctaggcTTCACACAGACAATCAACAGTCTTTTAGATTGATGTTTTCAGGCGTCTATGTGCAAAGTGGAGCAAACTTTTAAGAGCGGTTTTCAACTCTAGGGTTCTCGCAGAAAGCCttttagtttagtcacattagCCTGTATGCGCAGCCTGAGTGCCAAAAGCTCCGTTCCCTTCAAATAATCCACAATTTTATCCTGCCTCATgatagccatctattttgtgtaagTGACACCAACTCCACCCTCAGCTATATAGCACCCCCTCAACAATCGATACTGCCACCCCCGACTGCTCACCGGTGGTATTGCAAGCCTACCCCCTTTATTCCTTTTCCAACAAAACcttatggtcattatggccaaacagttcttttttgtttcatcagaccagaggacatttctccaaaaagtacgaattCTTTTCCCCATGCTGCAGCTACAAACCTGGTCTGGCTTTTATAATATGGCGGTTttgagagcagtggcttctttccttgATTTACTTCCTGAGCTGGCCTTTCAGCTACGTCACTATagggactcgtttttactgtgatatagatacccTTTTTACTCTGTTTTTCCTCCCGCATTCTTCACTAAGGCCTTCTGCTGTTCGATCCGGTGACATTTTATTTCGCCAACTTTTTCGGCATAACCAAAGTACGTCTTTTCGATATTCCATTGTGGAGATcaccagaacgcgtctccttctctgATCGGTATCCTGCATGACGTTGTTGTTAACTGGGTCCCGGGTGTTGTTATACTTGCGTAACTTATTGTTTGATCATGGAATGATGAACAATATGGTACCTCGTctaggcatttgaaaattgctcccaaatATGAAACCAGATCTTGTGGATGTTCACAAGATGGTCTCCTTGGTCTTGAATTTCTGTTTGTATTCCCCATGATGTCAGAGCAAATGGAGGGcacatgagtttgaaggtaagcacCTTGGAACACATTCCACAGCGTACACCTCCCATATGGACAGTGAATTTTcgtggaattttccaagcctgTTTAAAGGCACCAGATCAACTTAGTGTATAGCAAACGTCTGGACCCACTTGGAATTGTATACAGTGAacctataagtgaaataatctgtctgtaaacaattgttggcaaaattacttgtgtcatgcacaaagtagatgtcttaaRCGACTTGCCAAAAtgttagtttgttaacaagaaatttgtggagtggttgaaaaacgagttttaatgactccaacctaagtgtatgtaaacttccgacttcaactgtatcttgtgacattgttagatattacatgttagatattactgcactgtcagagatcgaaacacaagcatttcgctacacccgcaataacgtctgctaaacacgtgtatgtaaccaataaaattatattttattttgttttttgtcctgctgaaaggtgaatttggctCCCAGTTTCCAGGTTCTCCTCTAGGTTGTTGCTTGTGCCATAAATACCTACACTTTGATAATCATGTGCTGATATTTACCTGTTTCTTTATTTACTATAATAGCCAATGTCGCCTAATGACTCACCTGACAGGTAGTCAAACCAATCAAGAATGTTCTGATACATGTTTAGTATTCAATGTATCTTTCAAGTTGTGAACTACAGGTTTGTTGTTGTAACACAACCTAAGAAGATAGAAAATGTGACATTACTGtaagaaaataacatttaaatggtAGTGTACGTGGTTCCAGGATGACAGTCAGTttggcagaacagaacagcagaagGAAATGTTTCCTTTCTGAAGATGGAAGTGGTCAGTCACCTGATATTGTTAGTTGTTGAACTAGGTACTGGAGGTAGTTACTGGATTGAGAGTGAAAGACCGCAGCTTCTTCTAATACCAGTACAGAGTATGGCCCACTGAGTGTAGGGTGAAGTTTCacttaggtacagatctaggatcagcttcccctcccacaATCATAACCTTAACTATTAGTGAGGGagaaactgacccaagatcagcaccTACTGTATGGGCAACTTCCCCCTACCGGCCCCttgagaggggggaggggtgtctCACACCTTGTGATGCGCTGTGGACCCTTTGACACGATACTACACCAGAACAACTGTTATTCATTAGTCACTATGTTTTTTTATTCAGTAACACTTAGATGAAAAAGCCTGAACATACATGGCTCAAATGTTCTCTGAATCTATAGTTTTATAATCTTATTTAATACAGAAACGTAGTGTGAAGGAATTGTATTTCTCTGTTGGGGAGATGCACATAAACACAGGCTGAATTTGAGTTAAACGTTGTCATTACTTGCAAGACCCACAATTAATCCTCATTAACCACACCTATCCTgctgatgttactgctgtcagTGTGGGTCGAGCCAGAAAACATCAGTTGCTAAACGggaaacacagacacaagcaaacaTTTCACATGTTAATCTGTCCGTCCGTCTACCTATCTATTATATTCATTGGAGCACCATCTCAACACCATGTCTCTCCTTTTAGGGTTTGGATTGCTGACCTGCATAGCATCATCAGGTAGGCTTTTGTGTATCTCTCAGGTTCTGTTGTGTGGGCCTCATAAAGAGCAGCAATATAATGGTAAATAAAGACATACTGATGGGAAAATATTGGACTGCTTCTGATTCATCCATCTTGTAATTCTGATTTAACAGTAGTATCATCAATAAGGGtgtgctttcacctggattcacctggtcatctATGTACGGAAAGAGCAgtgttctaatgttttgtactttcCGTGTATTAATGGAGGAACTGTAACCTTGTCCCAGAGCTAATTGCATACAGGATGAAGTGTCTAATTGCGAGAGGAACTGTAAcatttgtctgtttgttgtgAACCAGTGTCTCCCCCTGCTGGTAgcatgtctgtgtgcatgctGAAGATCATCCTGGTGTCTGTGGGGCTGGTCATCATGATCTCTGCTGTCATCACTGTCCACATCAGGCACAGATTCCACTATGGATAGAATCATGGGTATTGTATTTTTTCTACCTCAGACAAAGTGATTTAGACACATGCTTCATTA
This DNA window, taken from Salvelinus sp. IW2-2015 unplaced genomic scaffold, ASM291031v2 Un_scaffold6100, whole genome shotgun sequence, encodes the following:
- the LOC112078696 gene encoding DNA-directed RNA polymerase III subunit RPC1 — encoded protein: MAGREGLVDTAVKTAETGYMQRRLVKSLEDLCSQYDLTVRSSTGDIIQFVYGGTAWTRPPWRGKMNRWSSTEFWTTSGLSIRVQSSQPLVRMSWS